One window of the Dioscorea cayenensis subsp. rotundata cultivar TDr96_F1 chromosome 24, TDr96_F1_v2_PseudoChromosome.rev07_lg8_w22 25.fasta, whole genome shotgun sequence genome contains the following:
- the LOC120252858 gene encoding LOB domain-containing protein 36-like, with translation MSSSSSPCAACKFLRRKCTQGCVFAPYFPPDQPHKFAHVHRVFGASNVAKLLNELPASQREDAVNSLAYEAEARLRDPVYGCVRYISLLQTRLKEVQLDLYNAKKELAAYIGPSALAPFISPQLGFTLPPNSIAQFGLGPIQQQQLQQQHQPQHQLLLQQPLQQQQLAEQQQQQALLAAREQEIMMMRFNGLYDGSASSSQELVLLPAEDHQLNLHHQHHQHHQPNQQQQQQQQQFVEQQQQQQQQGMQNEEGRNGAGQ, from the coding sequence ATGTCATCATCAAGCTCACCATGCGCAGCATGCAAATTTCTCCGGCGAAAATGCACTCAAGGCTGTGTATTCGCACCGTATTTCCCACCAGACCAGCCTCACAAATTCGCTCATGTTCATCGAGTCTTCGGCGCAAGCAACGTCGCTAAACTCCTCAACGAGCTGCCGGCATCTCAAAGAGAAGACGCCGTGAATTCATTAGCTTATGAAGCCGAAGCTCGTCTTCGCGATCCAGTCTATGGTTGCGTTCGATATATATCCTTATTGCAAACAAGACTCAAAGAAGTGCAACTCGATCTTTATAATGCGAAGAAAGAGCTTGCCGCCTATATCGGCCCCTCGGCATTAGCACCTTTTATTTCTCCTCAGCTCGGTTTCACTCTTCCTCCTAATTCCATTGCTCAGTTTGGTCTTGGAccaatacaacaacaacaacttcaacaacaacatcaacctCAACATCAACTACTACTGCAGCAACCATTGCAGCAGCAGCAGTTGGCtgagcagcagcaacaacaagcTTTGTTGGCTGCGAGAGAACAGGAGATCATGATGATGAGATTCAATGGTTTATATGATGGTagtgcttcttcttctcaagaacTTGTTTTATTACCTGCCGAAGATCATCAACTCAATctccatcatcaacatcatcaacatcatcaaccaaatcaacaacaacaacaacaacaacaacagtttGTAgagcaacaacagcagcagcagcaacaaggAATGCAGAATGAAGAAGGAAGGAATGGAGCAGGACAATGA
- the LOC120252815 gene encoding LOW QUALITY PROTEIN: mechanosensitive ion channel protein 2, chloroplastic-like (The sequence of the model RefSeq protein was modified relative to this genomic sequence to represent the inferred CDS: deleted 1 base in 1 codon), translated as MTTLNDSKIARAKRGAPVLNVSLSSCASQQGVWNLRVSKKIYKSMHHLSPKNNVFICRAVVVPSFGNEIPIVKSATVALTRSYHAFRASPLALQLIPAVGVIAFAVWGLGPFLRHSRNLFLHKNDNNWKKSTTYYVFTSYLQPLLLWTGATFICGVLDPLVLPSTASQVVKHRLLSFVRSLSTVLAFAYCLSSLIQQTQKFFMETNDQSDTRNMGFQFAGKAVYTAVWVAAVSLFMELLGFSTQKWLTAGGLGTVLLTLAGREIFTNFLSSVMIHATRPFVVNEWIQTKIEGYEVSGSVEHVGWWSPTIIRGEDREAVHIPNHKFTVNVVRNLSQKSHWRIKTHLAISHLDVNKINNIVADMRKVLAKNPQVEQQRLHRRVFLDNIDPENQALRILVSCFVKTSHFEEYLCVKEAILLDLLRVISHHRARLATPIRTVQKIYGDGDIENVPFAETILNRSGSVTNRPLLLIESPARINGDDKVKPRTTPKSNSDEQSTKSSTGASDAKTTSVPEATSPVTTEKQQQHQQKKTNAGEVSPKSSKAETSAAPPASSSTTRSQLEGSESVGLGPKSSNEKPPPPPPTSSEVANSEKPSPPAARPVLEDNIVLGVALEGSKRTLPIEEGMGPADAKELAALRNGNGSSSSTKDKKEGPVPPVPGAVAGDQRGDHDR; from the exons ATGACCACACTGAACGATTCAAAG ATTGCGAGGGCTAAGCGCGGGGCTCCTGTGCTTAATGTTTCCCTTTCTTCTTGCGCTTCG cAGCAAGGTGTTTGGAATCTCCGAGTTTCAAAGAAGATTTATAAGTCAATGCACCACTTATCTCCCAAAAACAATGTTTTCATATGCAGGGCTGTTGTTGTACCAAGCTTTGGAAATGAAATTCCTATTGTCAAAAGTGCCACTGTTGCATTGACAag GTCATATCATGCATTTCGTGCTAGTCCTCTTGCGCTTCAATTGATTCCAGCAGTTGGGGTCATCGCTTTTGCTGTTTGGGGTCTTGGACCTTTCTTACGTCACAGCAGGAACTTGTTTCTTCAT AAGAATGATAATAATTGGAAAAAGAGCACAACATACTATGTTTTTACCTCCTATCTGCAACCATTGTTGCTCTGGACTGGTGCAACTTTTATCTGCGG TGTGCTGGATCCCTTAGTTTTGCCTTCAACAGCAAGTCAAGTTGTGAAGCATCGTCTTCTAAGCTTTGTAAGATCACTATCGACAGTATTGGCATTTGCATACTGTCTATCAAG TTTGATTCAACAAACACAGAAGTTCTTTATGGAGACAAACGACCAGAGTGATACAAGAAAT ATGGGTTTTCAATTTGCTGGAAAAGCTGTATATACTGCTGTCTGGGTTGCTGCAGTTTCATTGTTCATGGAGTTGCTTGGATTTTCAACCCAGAAATGGCTTACTGCTGGAGGTCTTGGAACTGTATTGCTGACCCTTGCTGGCCGTGAG attttcacaaattttctatCGAGTGTTATGATCCATGCGACCCGTCCATTTGTTGTGAATGAGTGGATTCAGACC AAAATTGAAGGGTATGAGGTTTCTGGCAGTGTAGAG CATGTTGGTTGGTGGTCCCCAACCATTATCAGAGGGGAGGATCGTGAAGCAGTTCATATTCCTAACCACAAATTCACTGTTAATGTTGTGAGAAATCTCTCCCAGAAGAGCCATTGGCGAATCAAAACCCACCTTGCTATCAGCCACTTGGACGTTAACAAGATCAAT AACATTGTTGCTGATATGCGCAAAGTCTTGGCAAAAAATCCACAAGTTGAGCAGCAGAGACTGCACAGACGAGTATTCCTAGATAATATTGATCCAGAAAATCAGGCCCTTCGG ATTCTTGTGTCGTGTTTTGTGAAGACCTCTCATTTTGAAGAGTATCTATGTGTTAAG GAAGCAATCTTATTAGATCTCCTCAGAGTCATTAGCCATCACAGAGCCCGACTTGCCACTCCAATTCGCACAGTGCAGAAAATATATGGTGATGGAGATATCGAAAATGTTCCATTTGCAGAAACAATCCTCAACCGTTCTGGATCCGTCACTAATCGTCCACTGCTTTTGATAGAATCCCCAGCAAGAATCAATGGTGACGATAAAGTGAAACCTCGTACAACACCAAAGTCAAATTCCGATGAGCAAAGCACAAAGTCGTCGACCGGGGCATCAGATGCCAAGACCACATCTGTCCCTGAAGCCACATCCCCCGTGACCACAgagaagcagcagcagcaccaaCAGAAAAAGACAAATGCAGGAGAGGTTTCACCTAAAAGCAGTAAGGCCGAGACATCGGCTGCACCACCAGCTTCAAGTTCTACAACCAGATCACAACTCGAAGGATCAGAATCAGTGGGTTTAGGACCCAAATCAAGCAATGAGAAgccgccgccaccaccaccCACCTCATCGGAAGTAGCCAATAGTGAGAAGCCGTCGCCACCTGCAGCAAGGCCAGTGTTAGAAGATAACATCGTTCTGGGTGTGGCTCTCGAGGGCTCAAAACGGACACTTCCTATTGAGGAAGGTATGGGTCCTGCTGATGCTAAGGAATTGGCTGCCTTACGCAATGGGAATGGTTCTTCCTCGTCCACAAAGGATAAAAAGGAAGGACCAGTGCCCCCGGTTCCTGGTGCGGTTGCCGGTGACCAGCGAGGTGATCATGATAGGTGA